Proteins encoded within one genomic window of Pygocentrus nattereri isolate fPygNat1 chromosome 11, fPygNat1.pri, whole genome shotgun sequence:
- the urahb gene encoding 5-hydroxyisourate hydrolase b isoform X1, translating to MTSKTFSPLTTHVLNTADGVPGAHMALSLHRLDPHMVLWNLLTIGTTDKDGRCSELITREAFTAGMYKIRFETGQYWETLGQTCFYPYVEIVFTIIDQDQTFHLPLLLSRFSYSTYRGS from the exons ATGACATCTAAGACATTCAGTCCTCTCACTACCCATGTGCTAAATACTGCAGATGGGGTTCCTGGAGCCCACATGGCTCTCAGTCTGCACCGCCTGGACCCCCACATGGTCCTCTGGAACCTCTTAACTATAGG AACCACAGATAAGGATGGCCGCTGTTCGGAGCTAATCACCAGAGAAGCTTTCACTGCAGGCATGTATAAAATACGCTTTGAGACTGGCCAGTACTGGGAAACTTTGGGCCAGACCTGTTTTTACCCATATGTTGAG ATTGTCTTCACCATAATAGACCAGGATCAGACGTTTCACCTGCCTCTACTCCTCAGCAGATTCTCCTACAGCACCTACAGGGGCAGTTAG
- the urahb gene encoding 5-hydroxyisourate hydrolase b isoform X2: MALSLHRLDPHMVLWNLLTIGTTDKDGRCSELITREAFTAGMYKIRFETGQYWETLGQTCFYPYVEIVFTIIDQDQTFHLPLLLSRFSYSTYRGS, encoded by the exons ATGGCTCTCAGTCTGCACCGCCTGGACCCCCACATGGTCCTCTGGAACCTCTTAACTATAGG AACCACAGATAAGGATGGCCGCTGTTCGGAGCTAATCACCAGAGAAGCTTTCACTGCAGGCATGTATAAAATACGCTTTGAGACTGGCCAGTACTGGGAAACTTTGGGCCAGACCTGTTTTTACCCATATGTTGAG ATTGTCTTCACCATAATAGACCAGGATCAGACGTTTCACCTGCCTCTACTCCTCAGCAGATTCTCCTACAGCACCTACAGGGGCAGTTAG